Genomic window (Musa acuminata AAA Group cultivar baxijiao chromosome BXJ1-9, Cavendish_Baxijiao_AAA, whole genome shotgun sequence):
ACCTTTATTTCATATAGGTGACACATCGAAAGTTTGATATTTATACTTTAAAAGTACTTCGGACCACTCTAGTGTACACTGGCCCGGATCATGTTGAACTGATCAAgacattattaatatttttttatcaccaataaatattttttttctctaatatATCTAGAAATATTGAGAAATATATTTTCAAGTTTTTATACTTAAAATTAagattttgtttcttatatttttttatataataaaaaattaatttcattGCGGATAAAGTTGAAGCATACTAAAAGCTTTTATCACTTATTGTTTGGGGAATGTTTTATTATTTAtctgaatttttattattttcttggaCAAAAACATAGATAATAACATGTCATTTTTCCCATAAAATGGGATTTAATCATGGTTGCCCACCGAAAATAACTAAATTCAAATCAGTTGCAGATGATTGCAACTTACAAATCTATTAAATGGTATCACTATCATACATTATTATTCAATACAAAGCAATGGCCACATAATAACCGGATGACATCCTCCAATGACGTCTTTATTAGGCCCAATAATAGACGGATCGAGCACCGTCAATGGGAAGTGAGTCTCAAAcacacatcatcatgcatcacTGAAAAGGAATCTGAGAACATGACAGGAGATGAAGAACAGGACATGAGTGGCTTTAGTCTGCTCTAATCTTCGGTTTATGTCCTTTTGCAGCTTTGCGATTACCCTTTGGTCTCTCTTCTCTGTTCCCCATTGCCCTTTGTTTGACCAGATCTAAAACATGCATGCTTGTTTGGGTGACTTCATGCCTTTGTGTCATCCAGTGGTGAGAACCTGCCATCAAACTCATGTTAATCGAACTGTAGTGAGGTAATATGAATGTAGAGACtcaaaatttattttatgaaacaatgattatttataaatattttgaatcttAGATAATGATTGATCTCTTATTTATGTCattaatgattttatatattaGAGTGATTATTAATGTTGTGGGTAATCATGAAGCCCTACTTCTTCTCTTGTGGCCCAGATTTCCTTTCAAGGCCCAATTTTGGCCAGTCTAAATGTTATGTGGGCCAAATCATAAGAGATCCAATGAGTCGAAAAGAGTATCACATAATGGAAAATTAGAAAGATGCATATAACATGATCCATAatttatcttttctttatgtTGTCACATGATAGCATAATTTTATATAGATTATGCAATATTATGCATAATAGAGAAAGTAAAAGCTAAACAAAAGGCAATGGTCGATAATATATGTAATTAAATATTATAAGGAAAAAGGAAAGAGatgagtcttgaatttaattttcattctatAAGAAAGCTTCTTCGAAATACATTATTTTTCTAaataaagaatttaattttttaaatcaaatCAAGAATGTttattgttagtttggcaagtttaacatagtcccacatcaggaaaatcaagcttgttatctcctattataactataaataagggtctgggctttgaaactAAATGcatgaaaacctaattgtttgtttttaggtttttcttgtttagtagtttcaggtgttttatggcctagaaatatcttcctaagacatttataattgtctcttttatagtaataatttattcatttttcgtccgtggatataggtcaattgatcgaaccacgtaaatttgaTGTTCTTGTTAAATTTCTTGGGGTCAGCTCTAACATTTATTATGATTAAAgattatatatgtttttttttcttctttttgttttatttttctttttcttcctctctcttcaatatttttttttataaaaaattgaaggaaaaaaaatcattagATCAAATGATATCAATAACGCTTATACGTGAATTTAAACAGCCATGGTTCGTTTACAGGTGAGACCCAAAAGGGACGAGAGGAGGACAGTTTCTCCTTCCCATCCTCATGCTAATCCCTCATCTTCCTTCTTTTCCTCTTCCCTTCCTTTCCCTTCCCGTTCGAACGGAGATAACGCCAACTGCTAATTATTTTTGTATTCATCAATCAAAAGTGCCAACGTAGAGCATGTTAGAGACGGACCACAGTTTCCATGCGAAAACAACTACATGTTGGACCTGGACAGTATATTCTCTTTGGTCCTCAGGGAGAAGAGTTGAGATTGTAAGACGGTAGAGAAGAGAGAACTCATGTTTGACAGAGATTATTTGCTGGTAGTAACGAAGCCATGACTCGATCATCACATGGGAAGAACCCATCAGAGATTCCATTCCATCTACGAAAGAAAATAGATAATAAGAAGCTTCCATGGCCGGGTAAAATAGGAAGCAACCAGCAGCTTCTCATGCTCAACCCGCAACCTCGACTACATGACTGCCGCATTGTTGTTCCTTGGGCTCGCTCCGTGGCCTAAACATCACCCATGGAAGAAGCACGGCAGAGCTAATTATACGATGATCTCATCTGGTGTGACGACGAACCTCGTTCGTTTCTGCAGGAGTTGATTGATGATGGAAACACAAATCAGCAGATTAAAAACAGCTCAAAATGGTAGTTCTTGTGCTCTGCATTCTGCAGAGCAGTGGATTCCACCCGATGCATTCATGTCGGGTGTGAGATATTTAACAGGAAATGGAAGACTGCATTCTTTTTCTTGGAGAAAGGAAAAGAGTGCTTTAACTAAGAGGTGCAGCAGAGGACAAGCAAAGGCTCCTAGGAAGAGGGAGATGGAGTACCTCCTTTTGGTGATCGGCCGTCGGTTGCAGCAATTTCTTTTGAACGCCGTCCTTCTCCACACACAGCTGCATGATCTTGATGGCGGCCTCCGCAGCGTCCCTGCTGTCCTGCATCAGCTTCTCCACTTGAACCTTGGGCAGCCTCACCCGAAGGCGGACCGCCCCATCCTTGGCCTCCTCGACGTCCACCGAGCACCTACCGGCGAGCGACAGATCCGACATCGAGCGGCGGGTGAGCCTGAGGCTCTCCAGCCGTTCCTTGGCGCCCACCTGGAGCTGCCCGGACCAGGCCCTCCGTGGCGCTCCTCGGCCCCGGAGCTGGGTGAGCTCAACGAGAAAGTAGAGCTTCCCTCGTTGGAGCTGCGCATCCGGGTCAAGCGGCCTGGCCCGGAGGGCGAGGCGCTTGACCTCGTCGGATTCGAGGAGGGCGTGGCCCGGGTGGTCTCGGAGCACGGTAATCGCCTGAGCCGGAGGCTTCACCTTGAACGTGGTGCCATCTATCTTCATGATCTTGGCAGCCTTCTTCCTCCCACCCAAAGCATTGCCCATGTCTTCTTCCTCGCCCTGCTTCTCGCTTGGCTTTGATAGATCAGGAGAAGCAAGGAAATAAAGACGATGAGGTTGCGACAGGTCTTGTTCGATGTGGACTAAACTAGAGGGCAAACTGGAAGCAAATGGTTTGGTCGCACCTTTTCCCTTGATTCCCTCCTGCAGAAGAATGCAATTATATCGGTGCATGTGCCGACGAGGTCTTCCAAGTTGAGGTTCATATAATAATATGGATCATCAAGTTGCATGTGAAGGCAAAGGACACTTGACAGCATCCACCACGATGCAAGCAAGCAATGCCTTGATCGAAAGGTTCTCCATTGTTATGGAGATGCTTCCTCATCAAGGCTCGTACTACCATCTTAAGCCTCACATGGGATGTTGGGTTTCAGTATTCCTCGGTACTTATGGTACACCCACGTGTCACCTCACATGAATGTACGGTGAGATTTTGAGAAGCAGCAGTGATGGGAAGCATTTATTTAGCGTGGTGACTTGAACAACACCCATCAATCGTATTCATATTATAACGTTTGCGTGCGTACCCGTACAGGAAATCTTCTTCAACGTACCCAATCACCATGGCGACAAGGCTCGGCTTCTCTCTTCCCCCATCAAAAGCGCGCGATGGGCCTCGCCGATGACACGGTACTAATTTTGTATTTATTGCTGCATCAAATAATCTACAAACCCAACATAATATATGAAACTATAAATTGAAGGTAACACTGGCTTTTGTCTTTCTATCTTATCTTGGTATCACATGAAGCATCTCTAGTTTGAGGCTTATACAATGTTCCTCCCCACCAGTTGAGACTTCGATGTAGATTTGGTTTTATTAGAATTCCTTCCATGATCTTGAAGAAATTAGTAGGACTGTAGAGCTTCACTTCCTCTCATTCTTGGAGTAGAACCTCAGCACCACGTAGAAGAAGAACCTATAGAGCACACCCCACGCAAGAAGTATGGCGACGTCGGCCCACACGTTCTCGAAATGTATGTCCATGGTCGACAGGACGTCCTCCCCGATCAACGGGCAGTCAACTTTCAGATGCCTGTGAAGGTCGCTAAAGCTGATATTGCCCAGCGGGCCCGGCGAGAGGTCACTGAAGCTCCCAGAGTAGCACCGATCTCCTTTGAACTCGTTCGTCAGCAACGCCTCGAAGGGGTACTTGATCGCCGAGATGTAGTGCAGCCACCGCCAATAGACTGGAATTCTCGACTGCTTCAAGAAGAAGCCGCACATCAGGAAGAAAAGCGCGGTGGTTGCGATCACCACCGCGTAGCCCGTGATGTAGCTTGGCACCAGCGCGCTGACGAGCATCACGTACGCGTTCGTCGTAATAAGCGATGCGTACAGGATAATCCAGAAGTACAGCAGGCTGCTCTTGAGTCTCAGCATCAGCTTCGTGATGATGGCGAAGGTGAATCCCTGGGCGGCGAAAAAAGGCAGGTAAACCAGTAGAGTGGAGACGACATAGGACGAGGCGCGGTAGGCGTTGTAGGACGTCTCGCGGATGAATATGAAGCGCTCTTGAATGAATGTGGGCACGGCGTCGTTGGAGGAGAAGAAGACGAGGCAGACTGCGAAGATGTAGAAGTTGAGTAGGCGGTTGATGGTCGTGAAGTCGTCGCCGTTGAGACGGTGGAAGAGCGTGGACAGGATTACCGCCATGACGGTGAGCACGATCTCGCGAGACAGGAAGAGCTCGGGAGTGCGGACCACGTTGAGCGCATTGCGGTGCGAGAGGACCAATACTTCGCGTATCCACGGGTTGGCGTACTCTGCTCCCTCCTCGTAGCCGTCCAGTGGTTCAGGGTCGTCGGGGTCAATAGATGACGGTGGCGCACTGATGAAGACTGgggtcgtcggaggaggaataggAGAAGCATCATGTGGTGTCCGTGGGCGGGCGGTAGTGTAGTAGCTCGAGACAGGGGTCTTGGCAGGGGTGCGGCCAGGTGTCAGAGCTGGAGTCCAGTTTGGTTGCCGTCGAGGGGTGTTGGTGACGCCACGGTACAGCCAGACCGAGAAGTCTTTGTAGAAATGCGAGGCTAATCTCGGGTTGCTTCCTCCACTGCCGAAGGGCGTCTGTGCTATCTTCTTCCTTTCTCGAGATTTGTCGAAGtcttcgtcgtcgtcatcatcgtaCGGCTCGAACATGTTCGGATTCACTCCTGGCGTAGAGGCGCCGTCTGAAAATTGACCGCTGTGGAGTGTGATCCGAGGGGGGATGCGGGTGGTGGATTTATGGAATGGCGTTCGTGGGGTCTTGGGAGTCTTCGGGATTCGGGTTCTTGCAGCTTGGTTGGGCTTGCGGCCATCACGCTGGTAAAGTACCAATGGCTCGAGTCCAAGAGTGGATTCGTCATACTCCTTGATGACGTCCAAAAGATGTTCGATGCTGTTCTCGCCTTCGGGAACCTGTCGGCCGAATCCCGAAAGGTGTTCTGGAAGAGCAGTAGGGTTGCCGAGGTAGATCAATCTTCCCCTGAAACAGAGTCACAGCGCATTGTGCCATACTCAAATCTATGAATATAATTCACTCTTTCTGCTGTCCAACTAGTATTGAGAATTCCAGCTTATGCATTTACTCGATGGTAAGATTCCATGCTCACCTTGCAAGGACAATAATCCGATCAAGAAGCATCTGTATCCTGAAAGATGGCTGATGGATTGTCATCAGCACAATGCTCCCTTCTTTTGCGATTTTCTTCACCTTCTCCACCACACTGTAAGCACTGGAGGAGTCCAGACCTGATGTGGGTTCATCCAGGAACAGCAGAGATGGCTTGTGTATGATGTCGACCCCGATCGACACCCGCCGACGCTCACCCCCTGACACGCCGCGCCTCCCTTCATCCCCGATGTAAGTGTGCGCAGCCGTCTATATATGCATCACTCATCACGATATAAATCAACAGGAGAAACATGAGTTGGACAATGGCTTGAATTGACAGACCTGCAAACCAAGCTGATCAAGTAGCTCCCacaccctcttcctcttctcagaCTTGGAAACAGAGGGAGGAAGCCTGAGTTCCGCAGCGAACGTGAGCGTCTCGACCACCGTCAGCATGGGGAAGAGCTGGTCATCTTGCATCACGTACGACGAGACCCTCTTCATGTAGCTGGTGGTCACCTGCTCAAACCAAGTGCTATGCATCATTGTCCAATCGGTGCCATTCCTGTCGGCAGCAAGGACAGCATTTTGATACTAACCGGCCTTCCGTCGATACTGACGGACCCTTCGAGGCTCCCCCGGGCAATCCTGCCGGCCAAGGCGTCGAGGAACGTCGACTTACCGGCACCGCTGGGGCCTAATATGGCGGTGACCTGGCCTCGGAGGGCTTGTCCGGAGAGGTCGTTGAGTAGGTAAGCCTCGTTTTTGATCCAGACACCACCTTTCTTCTGCTGCTTCATGATACTGTAGGACAGGTTCTGGAATTCTAGTCCATGGCCGGGGTACACCACCATCTGGGGCGGCGCAAGCTCCCGGTTGGCTGCCGGATGTTCCTGGTCGAGAAGGCTCTCGAGGCTTCTGTTAGTATCTGTCCGCCGGAGATGATCCATTTCTCGCTTCCGAGAGTTGCTGCTAAATTATATTCTCTTCATTATGCTGAGCTGACAGATTTAAAGAGTGTAGATTTTGGAGCTTCAGGAGGGCGATGTCTTTGATGTGGTGTGGACACGATGAGCAACAAAAGCGTGGAATCGTTTCTCGTGCACTTCGGAGTTGATGTTGCTTCAGCTTTGGTAGCGCAGGAAGATTTTGGTGTTTGTGTTGACGTTAATGTTGGGGAGATGGAATCGGACGCCTCAATGATAGCAAATAAGTTC
Coding sequences:
- the LOC135594411 gene encoding uncharacterized protein At1g66480-like; the protein is MGNALGGRKKAAKIMKIDGTTFKVKPPAQAITVLRDHPGHALLESDEVKRLALRARPLDPDAQLQRGKLYFLVELTQLRGRGAPRRAWSGQLQVGAKERLESLRLTRRSMSDLSLAGRCSVDVEEAKDGAVRLRVRLPKVQVEKLMQDSRDAAEAAIKIMQLCVEKDGVQKKLLQPTADHQKEKRTRFVVTPDEIIV
- the LOC103999423 gene encoding ABC transporter G family member STR-like, translating into MVVYPGHGLEFQNLSYSIMKQQKKGGVWIKNEAYLLNDLSGQALRGQVTAILGPSGAGKSTFLDALAGRIARGSLEGSVSIDGRPVTTSYMKRVSSYVMQDDQLFPMLTVVETLTFAAELRLPPSVSKSEKRKRVWELLDQLGLQTAAHTYIGDEGRRGVSGGERRRVSIGVDIIHKPSLLFLDEPTSGLDSSSAYSVVEKVKKIAKEGSIVLMTIHQPSFRIQMLLDRIIVLARGRLIYLGNPTALPEHLSGFGRQVPEGENSIEHLLDVIKEYDESTLGLEPLVLYQRDGRKPNQAARTRIPKTPKTPRTPFHKSTTRIPPRITLHSGQFSDGASTPGVNPNMFEPYDDDDDEDFDKSRERKKIAQTPFGSGGSNPRLASHFYKDFSVWLYRGVTNTPRRQPNWTPALTPGRTPAKTPVSSYYTTARPRTPHDASPIPPPTTPVFISAPPSSIDPDDPEPLDGYEEGAEYANPWIREVLVLSHRNALNVVRTPELFLSREIVLTVMAVILSTLFHRLNGDDFTTINRLLNFYIFAVCLVFFSSNDAVPTFIQERFIFIRETSYNAYRASSYVVSTLLVYLPFFAAQGFTFAIITKLMLRLKSSLLYFWIILYASLITTNAYVMLVSALVPSYITGYAVVIATTALFFLMCGFFLKQSRIPVYWRWLHYISAIKYPFEALLTNEFKGDRCYSGSFSDLSPGPLGNISFSDLHRHLKVDCPLIGEDVLSTMDIHFENVWADVAILLAWGVLYRFFFYVVLRFYSKNERK